The Raphanus sativus cultivar WK10039 chromosome 2, ASM80110v3, whole genome shotgun sequence genome includes a region encoding these proteins:
- the LOC108841566 gene encoding ETHYLENE INSENSITIVE 3-like 2 protein, translating into MFNNNTEMFCGLVSNPERDVCPASLTALCDDQEMEIEELERKIWKDKQRLKQLKEMCKNGLGKRLSKQPEDSNKRMMYQAQDGILKYMSKAIERCNAQGFVYGVVFENGKTVTGSSDNLREWWKDRVRFDRNGPAAILKHQRQINLSSYGSEIEPVGGGESTAHKLLELQDTTLGALLSALMPHCKPPQRRYPLERGVPPPWWPTGEEDWWNDLPLPVDCRGLPPHYKKPHDLKKVLKVGVLIAIIKHMASDIESIPKLVRRSRSLQEKMTSREGALWLAALNREKSNVDPSQYPPLTFSGESNSNVLGASAETDVLFHESADYDVKEPYHQHVPEVGNNYVNNKRKFEGELGLLFNPRTNLTCENSYCPYSQPHMGFQDKVLRENHQMTCPYKAISFYQPNKPLGIPLSFMTPYQVEMQQQQQVQNIQDQFNLSNTLYRPTAAERGDNNNDYLSDHQFGLVDNSCPSTSVMNHNHGLVLPANFNGDAETVGMENNQQNQQEGLPMPWIE; encoded by the coding sequence atgtttaacaACAATACAGAGATGTTCTGCGGTTTAGTATCTAACCCGGAGCGAGATGTCTGCCCTGCTTCCCTCACCGCTCTGTGTGACGACCAAGAAATGGAAATAGAAGAGCTTGAGAGGAAGATCTGGAAAGACAAGCAGCGTCTAAAGCAGCTCAAGGAGATGTGCAAGAACGGGTTAGGTAAAAGATTGTCGAAGCAGCCTGAGGACTCGAATAAGAGAATGATGTACCAGGCACAAGATGGGATCCTGAAGTACATGTCTAAGGCCATAGAGCGTTGTAATGCTCAAGGTTTCGTTTACGGGGTGGTATTTGAGAACGGGAAAACTGTAACGGGGTCTTCTGATAACCTCCGTGAGTGGTGGAAAGACAGAGTGAGGTTTGATAGGAACGGACCAGCTGCTATCTTGAAGCACCAAAGGCAGATCAATCTCTCCTCTTATGGAAGTGAGATAGAGCCTGTGGGTGGTGGGGAGAGTACAGCCCATAAGTTGCTTGAGCTACAAGATACAACTCTTGGAGCTCTTTTATCCGCTTTGATGCCTCACTGCAAGCCTCCTCAGAGACGTTATCCGTTGGAGAGAGGTGTGCCTCCACCTTGGTGGCCAACGGGAGAAGAAGATTGGTGGAATGATTTGCCTTTGCCGGTAGATTGTCGCGGACTTCCTCCTCATTACAAGAAGCCTCATGACCTCAAGAAGGTGTTGAAAGTTGGTGTTTTGATTGCTATAATCAAACATATGGCTTCAGATATTGAAAGCATACCTAAGCTGGTGAGACGGTCTAGAAGTTTGCAGGAGAAGATGACTTCAAGGGAAGGAGCCTTATGGCTAGCTGCTCTTAACCGAGAAAAGAGCAATGTTGATCCAAGTCAGTACCCTCCTCTAACCTTCTCCGGAGAAAGCAACTCTAATGTTCTAGGAGCGAGTGCCGAGACCGATGTTCTGTTTCATGAATCTGCTGATTATGATGTTAAAGAACCTTATCATCAGCATGTTCCTGAAGTTGGCAACAACTATGTTAACAACAAGAGGAAGTTTGAAGGAGAGTTAGGGTTATTATTTAATCCAAGAACAAACCTAACTTGTGAAAACAGTTACTGTCCTTATAGCCAACCGCACATGGGATTCCAAGACAAGGTCTTAAGAGAGAATCACCAAATGACTTGTCCTTATAAAGCCATTTCCTTTTACCAACCCAATAAACCATTAGGTATCCCCCTCAGTTTCATGACTCCTTACCAAGTGGAAATGCAACAGCAGCAACAAGTTCAGAACATTCAAGACCAGTTTAACCTATCAAACACTCTCTACAGACCAACAGCAGCAGAAAGAGGAGATAACAACAATGACTATCTCTCTGATCACCAGTTTGGTTTGGTTGACAATTCGTGTCCTTCTACTTCGGTGATGAATCATAATCATGGTCTAGTCTTACCTGCTAACTTCAATGGTGATGCGGAAACAGTAGGGATGGAGAACAATCAGCAGAATCAACAGGAAGGCTTGCCCATGCCTTGGATTGAATGA
- the LOC108841023 gene encoding NDR1/HIN1-like protein 13, with protein MAGDGSTQPPPTKTVAFMTDKNIRRTRTRHLSIDTNVDSIPGSPRSSGGFTDASRFSVDSQRPPPAPGTYLIQIPKEQIYRVPPPENASLYEVLSRRKPNRSACRRCCCYSLAALVVLVTLAVVLVGIFFLVFRPHKPTFSVSEVSVDGVNLTSSESPVSPLITIKLRAKDVNEKLGVIYVGGGSAAEIFYDGIKLGEGEFTAFDQPAGNVTMTVTTLTGSRIKLSSSMREDLEESEKKGIVPFDLRIKAPFKFKVSSAVTMWRMAVTVDCKITVDKLTSSATVITENCVTDDLTLL; from the coding sequence ATGGCCGGCGATGGTAGCACCCAGCCACCCCCCACGAAAACTGTTGCATTCATGACCGACAAAAACATTCgcagaacaagaacaagacatCTATCCATTGACACTAACGTCGACAGCATCCCAGGGTCTCCTAGAAGCTCCGGCGGGTTCACAGACGCTAGCCGCTTCTCCGTCGACTCTCAGAGACCACCACCAGCACCTGGAACATATCTCATCCAAATCCCTAAAGAACAGATTTACCGTGTTCCTCCGCCGGAGAATGCTAGCCTTTACGAGGTTCTCTCTCGCCGGAAGCCTAACCGATCGGCTTGTCGCCGTTGCTGCTGCTACTCCCTCGCTGCTTTGGTCGTTCTTGTCACCCTCGCGGTGGTCCTTGTGGGGATCTTCTTCCTCGTTTTCCGACCGCATAAGCCTACGTTCTCCGTGAGTGAAGTCTCGGTCGACGGAGTCAATCTGACGTCGTCAGAGTCTCCGGTCTCTCCACTGATAACAATCAAGCTGAGGGCTAAGGACGTTAACGAGAAACTCGGTGTGATATACGTCGGCGGAGGAAGCGCGGCGGAGATTTTCTACGACGGGATCAAACTAGGTGAAGGAGAGTTCACGGCGTTTGACCAGCCGGCGGGTAACGTAACGATGACGGTGACGACGTTAACGGGGTCAAGGATCAAGTTATCGAGCTCGATGCGGGAAGATTTGGAGGAATCCGAGAAGAAAGGAATAGTGCCGTTTGATTTGAGGATTAAAGCGCCGTTTAAGTTTAAGGTTAGTAGCGCCGTGACCATGTGGAGGATGGCCGTTACGGTGGACTGCAAAATAACAGTGGACAAACTGACGTCATCGGCAACTGTGATAACCGAAAATTGCGTTACAGACGACTTAACCCTCTTGTGA
- the LOC108841224 gene encoding uncharacterized protein LOC108841224, whose protein sequence is MASLSWKHHTLIQTLISRGPLKEKEFHSIFTGVTGRNPGDAKKIFDKYLLEINKELSYVHFELRACRDQYDGHVCYGVVNTVSDDQSKLGTKYSVPQIAFFKGIIEAIAQDEAAQGCISGFDALNIRLENQVPSEASSSQQQVPPAFKNFSMSQKDKTLEELVKDNWLCRTRDGNIGLGIRSLLDLRSWFRNNGVPSCEVCNEAGVKADLCSNEGCTVRIHKYCLKNLLSQRDDKVCSGCGKPWPLGRVTKEEAVEAAVNDDEEEETDAQATALRSKKRKNRSHRDSAENVSSQASLASSSGITRRRVTRSAAHLS, encoded by the exons ATGGCATCGTTAAGCTGGAAGCACCACACGCTAATCCAGACTCTGATTTCGCGAGGCCCTCTCAAGGAGAAAGAGTTTCATTCAATCTTCACCGGCGTCACCGGCAGAAACCCAG GAGATGCTAAGAAGATATTTGACAAGTACCTTCTCGAGATAAACAAAGAGCTTTCTTATGTTCACTTTGAGCTGAGGGCTTGTAGAGATCAGTATGATGGCCATGTTTGTTACGGTGTCGTCAACACTGTTTCTGATGATCAGTCCAAACTCGGGACTAAATACTCTGTTCCTCAGATTGCATTCTTCAAAGGCATT ATAGAAGCAATCGCACAGGATGAAGCTGCCCAAGGCTGCATATCGGGCTTTGATGCCCTCAATATCCGATTGGAGAACCAG GTACCAAGTGAAGCCAGCAGCAGTCAACAGCAAGTCCCTCCTGCATTCAAGAACTTTTCAATGTCACAAAAGGACAAAACCCTCGAAGAACTTGTGAAGGACAACTGGCTATGCCGCACAAGAGACGGTAACATTGGACTTGGTATAAGATCTCTTCTTGACCTCCGCAGTTGGTTCCGGAACAATGGTGTTCCTTCTTGCGAGGTTTGCAATGAAGCTGGAGTGAAG GCGGATTTGTGTTCAAATGAAGGTTGTACGGTCCGGATACACAAGTACTGCCTCAAAAACTTGTTGTCTCAAAGG GATGATAAAGTTTGTTCTGGCTGCGGAAAGCCATGGCCTTTGGGTAGAGTTACAAAAGAAGAAGCTGTTGAAGCAGCAGTGAatgatgatgaggaggaggaaACCGATGCTCAGGCAACAGCCTTAAGatccaagaaaagaaaaaataggaGCCACAGAGACTCGGCTGAAAACGTTTCTTCTCAAGCTTCTTTAGCCTCGAGTAGTGGTATCACTAGGAGAAGAGTGACTCGTAGCGCTGCACACTTGAGTTAA
- the LOC108841868 gene encoding protein argonaute 9, with the protein MGSDEDKALLPPPPPVLPSNLVPELDPVKKSMILPMARRGSGSKGQRIPLLTNHFKVNFNNANGHFFHYSVAITYEDGRPVEAKGIGRKILDKVQQTYQTDLGSKYFAYDGEKTLFTVGPLPSNKLDFSVVLEDAPSSRNNTGNGSPSEGNDADKKRTRRPNQSKKFMVEISYAAKIPMHAIGAALQGKETDSLQDAIRVLDVILRQSAARQGCLLVRQSFFHNDAQNFVPIGAGVIGVRGFHSSFRTTQGGLSLNIDTSTTMVVQPGPVIEFLLANLNVKDPYSVDWKKAGRALKNLRVKVAPSNREYKISGLSDNPCKDQLFTRNSKNEKGEIVETQTTVYEYFTEFRNVPLKYSGDFPCINVGKPKRPTYIPIEHCELVSLQRYTKSLTNLQRASLVEKSRQKPPERMNSLTTGLKNSNYNADLVLRESGVSIGSNFTQVEGRILPAPKLRVGNGEDFQPRNGRWNFNNKRLVEPTTVTRWAVVNFSARCDTNRLIPDLIRCGNMKGINVEPPYEVVFQENAQFRNAPPHVRVEKMFEQIQSKLPGKPKFLLCILAERKNSHIYGPWKKKNLSELGIVTQCIAPTPRINDQYLTNVLLKINAKLGGLNSLLAMERSQAMPAVTQVPTIIVGMDVSHGSPGQSDIPSVAAVVSSRQWPLISKYRACVRTQSRKVEMIDNLFKLVPNKEEKLVDEGIFRELLVDFYASSQKRKPDHIIIFRDGVSESQFNQVLNIELDQMMQACKFLDETWNPKFTVIIAQKNHHTKFFQDKGPDNVPPGTIIDSKICHPRNNDFYLCAHAGMIGTTRPTHYHVLYDEIKFTTDDLQELVHSLSYVYQRSTTAISVVAPICYAHLAAAQMGSVMKFEDMSLSETSSSHGGITTSGAVPVPPMPKLNPDVASSMFFC; encoded by the exons ATGGGTTCCGATGAAGATAAAGCGCTACTACCACCGCCTCCACCTGTCCTTCCTTCCAACCTCGTCCCTGAGCTTGACCCCGTCAAGAAGAGCATGATTCTTCCGATGGCCCGGCGTGGCAGTGGGTCCAAGGGACAGAGGATTCCTCTTCTCACCAACCACTTCAAAGTCAACTTCAACAACGCAAACGGCCACTTCTTCCACTACAGC GTTGCTATAACGTACGAAGATGGCCGTCCAGTGGAGGCTAAGGGAATCGGCAGGAAGATTCTCGACAAGGTTCAGCAGACCTATCAGACTGACTTGGGCTCCAAGTACTTTGCTTACGATGGCGAGAAGACTCTCTTCACTGTTGGTCCTCTTCCCAGCAACAAACTTGACTTCTCTGTCGTTCTTGAAGACGCACCCTCCAGCAG AAACAACACTGGAAATGGTAGCCCAAGTGAAGGCAATGACGCTGACAAGAAAAGAACAAGGAGGCCCAACCAATCCAAGAAGTTCATGGTGGAGATAAGCTATGCGGCGAAGATTCCCATGCACGCTATTGGAGCTGCTCTCCAAGGAAAAGAAACCGACAGCCTTCAAGATGCCATCAGAGTGCTTGATGTCATTCTGCGCCAGAGTGCAGCTAGGCA AGGATGTCTTCTTGTTCGCCAGTCGTTCTTCCACAACGACGCTCAGAACTTTGTACCAATCGGTGCAGGTGTTATTGGCGTGAGAGGGTTCCATTCCAGTTTCAGAACCACTCAGGGAGGCTTGTCCTTGAACATCG ACACTTCAACTACGATGGTAGTTCAACCTGGCCCTGTTATTGAGTTCCTTCTGGCAAACCTGAATGTGAAAGACCCATACTCTGTTGACTGGAAGAAG GCTGGACGTGCgctcaagaacctcagggttaAGGTTGCTCCCTCAAACCGAGAGTACAAGATAAGTGGACTTAGTGACAATCCCTGCAAAGATCAATT GTTTACTCGGAACTCCAAGAACGAGAAGGGGGAAATTGTGGAGACTCAGACAACTGTGTATGAGTACTTCACCGAGTTCCGTAATGTCCCACTGAAGTATTCAGGTGACTTCCCTTGCATCAACGTTGGTAAACCAAAGCGCCCTACTTACATCCCCATTGAG cACTGTGAGCTTGTGAGTCTTCAGCGTTACACAAAGTCGCTTACCAATCTTCAGAGGGCTTCCCTTGTTGAAAAGTCTAGGCAAAAACCACCTGAGAGGATGAATTCCCTAACAACT GGTCTGAAGAACAGCAATTACAATGCTGACTTGGTGTTGCGAGAAAGTGGTGTCAGCATTGGCTCTAACTTCACCCAAGTGGAAGGGCGCATCTTACCAGCACCAAAG CTGAGAGTTGGCAATGGAGAGGACTTTCAACCTCGCAATGGGCGCTGGAACTTCAATAATAAG agACTGGTTGAGCCAACCACTGTCACCAGATGGGCTGTTGTGAACTTCTCCGCACGCTGTGATACTAACAGGCTCATTCCGGACTTGATTCGCTGCGGAAACATGAAAGGAATC AACGTGGAGCCTCCTTACGAAGTGGTCTTCCAAGAAAATGCTCAGTTCAGGAATGCGCCACCACATGTCAGAGTTGAGAAGATGTTCGAGCAGATCCAATCCAAGCTCCCAGGGAAGCCTAAGTTCCTTCTCTGCATCCTCGCAGAAAGGAAGAACTCTCACATCTATG GTccttggaagaagaagaatctttCTGAACTCGGAATCGTGACCCAGTGCATTGCTCCCACccccagaatcaatgatcagtACCTCACCAACGTTCTCCTCAAGATTAATGCGAAG CTGGGTGGGTTAAACTCTCTGCTAGCCATGGAGCGCTCACAGGCAATGCCTGCAGTTACGCAAGTTCCCACAATCATTGTCGGGATGGATGTTTCCCATGGTTCCCCTGGCCAGTCTGATATCCCATCAGTTGCTGCG GTTGTGAGCTCCAGGCAATGGCCACTCATCTCCAAGTATAGGGCATGTGTGCGCACACAGTCTCGTAAAGTGGAGATGATTGACAATCTCTTCAAGCTCGTCCCGaacaaagaagagaagctcGTTGACGAGGGAATTTTCAG GGAGCTCTTGGTCGACTTTTACGCCAGCTCCCAGAAGAGGAAACCAGACCACATCATCATTTTCAGGGATGGTGTGAGTGAGTCACAGTTTAACCAGGTTCTGAACATCGAGTTGGACCAGATGATGCAG GCATGCAAGTTTCTTGATGAGACATGGAACCCCAAGTTTACGGTGATCATTGCCCAGAAGAACCACCACACCAAGTTCTTCCAGGATAAGGGCCCTGACAATGTTCCTCCAG GGACAATCATTGACAGCAAGATCTGCCACCCTCGCAACAACGACTTCTACCTCTGCGCCCATGCTGGAATGATT GGAACAACAAGGCCAACTCATTACCATGTGCTGTACGACGAGATCAAGTTTACCACTGATGACCTCCAGGAGCTTGTGCATTCTTTATCCTATGT CTACCAGAGGAGCACCACTGCCATCTCAGTTG TTGCACCGATTTGCTATGCTCATTTGGCGGCTGCACAGATGGGAAGTGTAATGAAGTTTGAGGACATGTCCTTGTCTGAGACTTCATCGAGCCATGGCGGGATCACTACATCCGGAGCAGTCCCTGTGCCGCCCATGCCAAAGCTGAACCCGGACGTTGCGAGTTCCATGTTCTTCTGCTGA